ACAAACTGTGGTCTATGTTGGCTCAAGCAAACAATTGGCCTGAGCGACGCCTCTTTCTATACCCAGTTATGCCGCCATACCAAATTATCTCTGCCGTCGCCAATGCGTTTGATGAGTCCCTGCAAGAGGATCTCCTTGCCCTCTATAATTGCCCTCCATATTTGAGATGGCTGGCTACCCAGTGAAGCATCAAGAAAATCTGTAGTTGGTAAGTAGCGCGCCTTCAAGATTTTTGCACTTAGTGTCTCTGGTGTTTGCAGGATTCTCCGCGCCTGTCTTGCAAGCAAAGCAAGGTTAAACAGTTCAATATCCCTAAAACCCAGACCTCCTTCATATTTTGGCCTTGTCATCTTCTCCCAGGAGACCCGATTTGTCTTTCTTTCACCACGTTTACTCCCCCACCAAAACTTACGTATGATGGAATTAATGTGAAGACAGAGGCCCCGAGGTAGCTTGAAACAAGTCATAGAGTAGACCGGGATAGATTGAGCTACAGACTTTATAAGTACCTCTTTCCCTCCGGATGACAGCACCTTTTCCATCCATCCCTTGACTTTGCTCCAGACTCTGTCCTTCAGATATTTGAAGGCTCCGTTTTTGCTGCTCCCAACATCCATAGGCATGCCCAAGTACTTTTCTGAAAGACTCTTACTGTGAACATTCAAGGTATTTTTCATGCTCTCTTTAATACTTTGCGAGCAGCCCTTGCTAAAGAACCCTGAAGATTTATCCAAGCAATTAGATACCGCCAATCCAAACACGCGACCCATAAAGCGTGGGCGGCCCAGCAGCCCAAACCCACGAGACCCAGGCTCGCAGACCGCCTCCCCCCCACTCCGCTCGCTTCCAGACTCGTCCCCGCTCCTCTTCCCCGCCGATTCgtcccgccggccgccgccccttCCACTCCGCCGCGCCGCCATGGTAAGCAACCAAGCCCCAGATCCCTACCATACCATCCCCTCTCGTCCTCTTCTCCCTGACCTAGGCTCTAATTCCGtttcctccccctctcccccccaaACCCGCAGTCGGTGACGCTGCACACGAACCTGGGGGACATCAAGGTGGAGGTGCACTGCGACCAGGTGCCGCGGACGGCGGAGAACTTCCTGGCCCTCTGCGCCAGCGGCTACTACGACGGCACCGTCTTCCACCGCAACATCAAGGGGTTCATGGTGCAGGGCGGCGACCCGACGGGGACGGGCAAGGGGGGCGCGTCCATCTGGGGCGGCAAGTTCGCGGACGAGTTCCGGGAGGCGCTCAAGCACGGCGCCCGGGGCACCCTCTCCATGGCCAACTCCGGGCCCAACACCAACGGCAGCCAGTTCTTCATCACCTACGCCAAGCAGCCCCACCTCAACGGCCACTACACCGTGTTCGCCAAGGTCATCCACGGCTTCGAGGTGCTGGACCTCATGGAGAAGACCCCCACCGGCCCAGCCGACCGCCCCCTCGCCGAGATCCGCCTCAACCGCGTCACCGTCCACGCCAACCCGCTCGCCGGGTAGCGCGATGCTTCTTGGTGCCTGACTGGTGATTCGCTCCTCGATCTCTTTGCTTGTGTTGCTAATTTAGGTACTGGAATCGATTTTGCCCGTCCGGTTCTGTAATATCATCCTCGTTTGGTTATCTGAATTCTACCTGCCTGCAAGAACATGACACTGATGATACAACATACTGGATGTGGTGGCTCAGGAAGAATGTCGCCTTTGCTGATCTGCAGGCTTTGCCATTCCTCTTGCTGCTTGCTACTTATAATTTGCGATGTTTGAACGAGCGAATGGAATTTACATGTTTCAGCTGTGAGATGGCTTGTCACCTGAATTTAGTTGCCTGAATTTTACCTACCTGCAAGAACATGATAGTGTACTGGCTATATTGACTGATTATACCTCGAGTGTTTGGTTAAATGCTTCGCTGGCTGATGATACTGCAAGTGTCTGGTTAATTGTTCTGCTGCTGGCTTGTGATTGTTCATGCCTTCTTTCCCGATCTGCAGGCTTTGCCATTCGTCTTGCTGCTTGCTACTTGTAATTTGCGATGTTTGAACGAGGGAATGGAATGCAAGAATTTCTGTCATCAGTAGTGGAATTTACACGATTCAGCTGTGAGAGGTTTTGTCACCTGAATTTGGTTGCCTGAATATAACTACCTGCCTGCAAGAACATGATACAGGTGTGGTGGTCACTGATTATGCTGCAAATGTATGGTTAAATGCTTTGGTGGCTTGTGATGTGATTGTGTGTTCATCCACCTGACGAACACACACGATTCGCTGTCAATCAATTCCAGAATTTACTTGGTTAAACTATGAGTGTTTGTGGCCTTGAACTGTGGTTTTGTGTTTGTGACCTGTTCTCATGTACACCGGCATTACCGCCGCCATTAGCAGAAATGCAGAATCCAAGTTGATAATGGTTGTGAGAAAACTGACAAGGATTTGTTTTGTGTTGAATACTGGGAGGGGATGGCTTGGATTCAAACATCAGATTTCAAGTAAAAGCGATCTAATTAAGCACCCCGTCACTTAAAACTAATAGAGGGTCTCTTTAAATAAGAAACTTCTTCAGGTCGATCAGCCCAATTATTATACAGATAATCTTAATTTGGTGATGACTGTGGCAAACTAGGGATGTGACTATCTTAATTTGGCGATGGCTGCGCCAACTAGGGATGTGACTTCAGAGAAAATCCAGACAATCACTGGCAGATTTCTTTGCCATCTCAGAAGGCTCTCGTTGGCAGGTTTTTCAGATTTCTAGGAGTCTTCATAGCATTGCCCATAATGTTGCtcactccgtttcgaaaaaaaaaaaaaactgttgCTCACCATCTTCTGAACAGTTCAGTTCAACCTGTCCTTGGTTGTTCCAATTTAGTTCATTGGCACACTCATTGGCCTGTTCTTTCTCTGTAATCTCTTCAAGCTCTACAGCGATGTGTAAATCACGCTATACTGTGTTTTTTTAACTGAATGAAATGAAATTTGGCGACTTGAGCGCCTTTTCCCGTTCAAaaaaaaaaggcagagaggacattaCTTGCAACTTCATCCAATCTATGCTTTTGAAAGAGATATATGAATCATAATATATCGGCACAGGTAGACTTTGGGTAATGCCATAAATACATACTGGAATCATATATCAGCAAAAGCAAACTATTCCATTCCCAGGGTTACAACTAAAGCTGCAAAACTTGCCCGGCACTCAGTTCAAGCAAGCGAAGCCACTACTGAAGCTGGACACTACAGGTATGCGAGCCAATCAGGCCGTTCGCTTGTCCTAAGTCCAGTCTCTTGCCAGGCAAGCACTGCACAAATAGCAGAAACGGTTTAACGATATGAAATCTTCGACAGTGAAAAGAAGGCAGATGCGGCGGACATCCATTGCACGTTTCTAGTTCTTCAACGGTTCAAATGAGGAAGTATCTATCAGCTGCAAATTGCTGTCAAATGCTCTTGCATTTATTCCCCTTAACATGGCATCGCACTTGCCATCTGCATTATTCTCTGACAAGCCCTGGTAATAGAGGGAAATGGTTCTTAGATAAAACAACtcaaaagaagtactccctccggtcctttttagtctgcatataagttttgtctgaagtcaaagcatctctactttgaccgaatttatagaaaaaagtattaACATTTACGATGCCAAATCAATTTTGTTAGATTCATCACAAAATGTAGTTTCATGGGATATATATTTGGTatggtagatattgatattttttaatatatatttggtcaaactttgcaaagtttgacttgacccaaatctaatatgcagagtaagaagaaccggagggagtactaaactgAAACAAACTGAGGAATAGAAAGCATGTGTCTCTAAGCCTCTCTGTTTCTACACGAAGCCAGAAATGTATACAACTGAAATATACTACTACCTCTGTTCCAAACGTATGTAGTCTGtactgaaatctctaaaaaaaattatattttggaacagagggagtaaatgGGAACGAGGATGTTAACTCACCATAATACAAAGTTTTTCATGAATACTTTTATGTGATACAAACAGCTACTTTTGGAGTGTCACTAAAAATCACTATGCTGATCGCTGAAGAGCGTCCAATTTGATTGAAATGCTCACGGATTCAACTCTTATTTGCAAACGACACAAACATGTTTCTGAAGTTATCTACGCAATTAAACATGCATCTGCAGTACAAGACCAGAAAATTACTGACCATAAACATTAGCATGGCATCTAAACTCATATATATCATTGCGACCATTTAGTGTCGACCTATCAATTTGCATGGTATGCAAGACATCATAAGTAAAATTTACATTCAATAAGTTTGATTTATTAGTACGACCCAGCTGTTACAAGATGCCACTAGGTAGAAGCTTAACATTATTAGGCTAGAAATATGTTTCTGATGTAGTGTATGTCTCAGCCGTCCATGCCTAAAAGTTGATGTATTAGGCTGGTTCGGTTACTGTGCTTGCCACGTGGAAAGCCAGAGTCGGTTACAGTTGCAAATAAAAGCATGGTTATTGGGTCATTCTGAATATGATGACGCAGCATTTTTGGGGGTCTAATTTACAAACATCAGGATCAATAGTATGATCCGAAATCTCTAATTGCAAGTGCATCGTGAGATAAAAACAAATAAATTTAAGAATAAGCCACTACGGTCAATTTACCGCACAAATCACAGCCATTCCACCGCAAATGGCGCCAGGCATGATAGCTTGGTGACATGGCCAAACCATAGAACAAAAATTTAACATGCTGCGTCATGCAACCTCAGCTGAACTGTGATTCTCATCAGCCAAATGCGAGAATTCATTACACATGATGCATGCTGCACATCCCAACAGAATTAAAAAATGCTGCGAAGTGACAGTTTTTTGGAAAAATAGTGGTGTTTACTGCTACTAATGCTGTAACACTTGGTGCTTTATGCAATCTGATGAATGGATCCCAGCACAAACTAACTAACTAAAGCCATCAATGGTCAAGGAGAAGAACGTGGCATGCTGAGGAGAAGGAACTAGCAGAAGCAAATGGTTCAATAAGTAGCTAAAAACACTTAGCACCAACACAGTCTCCGATCGCCCGAGTTCAGGTTACCGGTTTAATGGTACCGTCTAGTATTGTTGAGAGCCAGATTGCCAGGAGATGCCCGGTACATGATCAATGGAAGTGGGAGGCTATTTAACATGGGCATGATGCATACCTTGTTAGCTTTCCATCTTTCGAGGACTTGGACAGGGTGGATGGTATACAGATGACCGTTCCGTCTGTTAATTCTCAGATGACCGTTACCGCATGGAGGTCTCAGGAGGTCCCACATAAGCTAGAGCTCCAGAAGATTTGGCTCCATGTCGAGGGGGTTCCCCATACGGTGCGCCATTTTTGGGGCTTATGGGCCGTGGGTACTTTGATGGGCAAGACCTTGGACGTGGATCTTATTAGCCTGCGTCGCCGTGGAGTTGTTCGTATTCTCGTGGGTATGACTAACTCTCAGATTTTGTCAAAGGACAAGGACGACGCTGGGCCTTTTGTTGCTTCAGATGTGGTGGTTAAGCTCAAGGGCTACACTTTCACGTTCAGGAGGGAGCCGGCAGGATACATTCCGGACCCTGACTTTGTCCCGTTCATTTGGAGACGCAAGGGTGATGATGCTGACGATGATAGCGGCGCTAAGGAGAAGGATGATGAGATGGACACTTCGGAACACACTGGAAATCCGTCGAACCATCCGTCGTCTAGTTTAGCACCGAAGGATAACACTCATGTGACTCAAGATCAACGCCGGGAACTGTCGAGTGCTGGCTCTGGTGGTGCAACGAGAGGTGGTCCTGTGCTTTGGGCGGTCACTCCGTTTAACTCTTCGCCGCAGACGCCAAGAGGCATGGAGCTTGTCGCGAATCTTAGAGTCAACTCCACTTTGAGTAGTCCTCTCGGAAGATCGCCGCGGGATCATACACAGGACTCGTCCTCAACTCCTTCACCGTGCGCTTTGTTTGCATCGCAGCCCGCGCCGCATTCTCAGCCGGCATCATCGCAGTCCGCTGCCCTCCAGTCGGTGCAAGACACCGGCGGCTCGGCGGGGCGCCTGGAATCTTCTTCAGTGCACCTACAACCTGCTGCGAAGGTGgcgtcgcagccgccgccgccgacgcggaCGGCGGCAGCCAAGCCGGCCGTCTTCAAGCCGGTGCAGGCCGCCAGAGGCATAGCGGGACGTCCGGTCACGCCTGTGATGAGCCGGCAACCCATGGCTTCGGTTGAGGCGGACAAGCATGCAGCTCACGTGGAGCTAGACATGCATGCAGCTCACGTAGAGCTagacatgcatgcttctagtgggcTTGGACGTGTAGGCCTACCCCAGGGTGTGCAGCCATGCATAGTTGAACCTACGGCTGCTGTTCAGTCTCAGTCGGAGCCGGACGTGTCCACTGCTGCTCTTGGGTCTCAGGCAGAGCCTGACGTGGTCGCCTCACCCATGCCTGCAGTCAGGCCATCTTTGGCAGCGGCGCCACGTGTACCGGCGGTCGAGATTGCCGGGGAGGGGGTTGCTACTCCACCCTCATCCCCTCCTCCGGCAGCAGTGCATGCGCGACATCCTTCACCGGGGGTGACATCCACACGCCGAAGTGCTCGACATGCGGTGGCCGATGATGGAAGGACGGACACCGACGAGGACTCTTTGACCAAGGCTATGCGGCGTAAAGCTGTGCAGAACCTTGACAACCAAGGTACTTCGTCATCGCCCAAATCATTTTTATCTTTTTCTACTACATCCATTGTTGCTAAGTTAAATAATGTGGGTGTTAGTCTAGGAAATAATGAGAATGATATTTCTGTTTCCGCAAACGCTTTGAGACATTTGGAATATGACCGATTGAAGGTTACTCCACAAGTTTCTAGCAAATCTTTTATCTCACATCTAGATGAGGAGGAGCTGCATGCCACATCAGATGGTCAGCTACTCGCTCATGTAGTAGGGGAGGTTTCGGACGTGGGTTTGGAGGAACCCGGGCTTAGTTCATTGATTGAGCTTACAGCTTCCGGTCGTAAATCCAAGTCTGGTCGGTCGAAAAAAGGTCGTAAACCCTATAAAAGGGCGAAATTTTCTAAATCTCCTATTGTTTCCTCATGAATGGCATGTTCTTTAATAGcagaggtcttggtgacttggctaaACATCTATTCATTGCGGAATGTAATAGGGATTACAATTTAGATTTTTTGGCTTTATCTGAAACGGGAAGACGTGATTTCTCAGTAAGTCTGCTTAACCGCCTTTCTGGTGGGATAGATTATAACTGGATTTCACGACCACCTCGAGGTCGTTCTGGGGGCATTTTACTCGGCGTTAACACAGAGACTATGGATGTTTTGGCTAGTTCGGAAGGCGAGTTTCATATTAAACTCCATATCCGAAACAAAGCTGACAACTTCACATGGACCCTCGTCGCCGTGTATGGGGCAGCCCAGGATGAACTCAAGGCCGTTTTTCTCCGTGAACTGGTTAATCTAGCGAAAGATAATCCCTACCCCATTCTTATTGGTGGGGATTTTAATTTGCTACGATTTCCAAGCGAGAAAAGCCGAGGTAGGTTTGATAATCACTGGCCTTTCCTTTTCAACGCTGTCATAGACAGTCTAGATTTGCGAGAGGTTTCAATGATTGGAAGACAGTTCACTTGGGCGAACAGTCTTTCGGAGCCGACATATGAGAAACTAGATCGCGTTTTAATGGATACCGACTGGGAATCCAAATTCCCTATGGTTTATATTCGCGCTCTTCCTCGTATAGAGGCTATCTCAGACCATGCACCCATCCTCTTAACCACTGGATCTCCACGTCCACAACACCGACGCAAGTTCAAGTTTGAACTAGGTTGGTTACATCGAGATGGATTCTATGATATGGTCAAGGAGGTGTGGGATAAACCGGTTGCCGAGCCTACCCCAATACACAAATGGAACAACAAAATGCGTGCATTACGTAAGTTCCTTCGTGGTTGGGCTAGGCACACTGCGGGTATCCTCAAAAAGGAGAAGCTTCGTCTTTCATCCATTATTGATGATTTAGAAGCTTTGGCAGAGATTAGAGCTCTCTCTGACCTCGAATTAGAGATCAAGAGTCAATCGAATGCCAAGTTAGCTCGCATGTTGCGCGAGGAGGAACTCAAGTGGTACCAACATTCAAAATCTCAGTTTATCCTCAAAGGTGATTCGAATACGAGATATTTCCATGGTGTCGCCAATGGTAGACACCGGAAGAAACTTATTCATTCCCTACAATAGGAGGAGGGCATGATTGAAGGGCATGAGCAACTTAAGTCTTATATCACTAGTTATTATAAAAATCTATTCGGGACTCCTCAGGAAGGAAACTTCTCGATGGATGAGTCTCGAACAGATGACATCCCCCAGGTTTCTGATGCGGAAAATAGCCTTCTAAC
This portion of the Triticum dicoccoides isolate Atlit2015 ecotype Zavitan chromosome 7A, WEW_v2.0, whole genome shotgun sequence genome encodes:
- the LOC119332013 gene encoding peptidyl-prolyl cis-trans isomerase CYP18-1-like; amino-acid sequence: MSVTLHTNLGDIKVEVHCDQVPRTAENFLALCASGYYDGTVFHRNIKGFMVQGGDPTGTGKGGASIWGGKFADEFREALKHGARGTLSMANSGPNTNGSQFFITYAKQPHLNGHYTVFAKVIHGFEVLDLMEKTPTGPADRPLAEIRLNRVTVHANPLAG
- the LOC119328056 gene encoding uncharacterized protein LOC119328056 translates to MSRQPMASVEADKHAAHVELDMHAAHVELDMHASSGLGRVGLPQGVQPCIVEPTAAVQSQSEPDVSTAALGSQAEPDVVASPMPAVRPSLAAAPRVPAVEIAGEGVATPPSSPPPAAVHARHPSPGVTSTRRSARHAVADDGRTDTDEDSLTKAMRRKAVQNLDNQGYLQMYWDASFMVLSTTSGESRPVYGGVYTIGGYGEGYFYPTWVAA